The genomic interval CTTGTGTCCTGTTCCATAATCCTTTCCCTCTTCACACCACTGAGGTTGTTCTCCAATATTTTATCCTGCAAGTTTAAAGACTTTAATCCcactagagtttatttttgtgtagtgCGTGAGGTAGGGATCCATCTTCCCTTCATAACGGTGGCCTACTGTCCTCGAACTATCTGCTGAGACACATAATGCCACATGGGTCATAGTCGGATTCTTATTTACACAGGGGTCTCTTCGTGGACCTCATTCTGTCCCACTGGTCTGTTTGACTGCGTAGCTTCACAGTAAGCCTTGGCTTCTGGAGGACAAGGCCTCCTTTCTCACTCCTCTTCAAAATTATACTTGCTATTTTTTGGTCCTTTACTGTTCTGATAAATTTTAGTGTCCGCATATCAAATTAAATAGGAAACATCCCAGCTGGATTTTGTTTAACATTCCATTACAGGTTTCTGGAAAAGAcagcatttgaaataaaattggattttctcatcaatgtgtgtatgtgtgtgtatatatatatatatttttttttttcatatttatatgtgtgtgtgtgtataatatatatgtgaataatgTATGTATACCTATGTAAAATATAGGATCCATgtaggtcttttaaaaatatttccttcaataaaattttgtatttttcttcataaaggtCTTGTGTAGCTTTGCTAAGATCTATTTGTGGGTAGGTTTTCTTGCtatgtaaatgcatttttttctttattttatttaatgcatttatttattattttttctaattggtTATTGTTTATTAATAGGAATGTTTTTGATTGAAAAATGTTGAACTTGGATCCAGCAACTTGactaaattctttgtttttgtattttctatgtaCACAGCCATATTATCTGCAACAAAtaattacaactttttttttcatttcactcattgtaccttgtttattcttttgtctttttacatTGGCTTAAGTCCCCAGAACTATGGTGAATAGAAGCGGTAATAATGATCACTCTTGGTTTTTTGCTGACTTTAAACCAATACTCTTGAAACTTAACCACTATCTATTATCAGGCCACTGGTCTGGTTTAGTTATCCATTATCAgattaaagacattttcttttattcctagtttggtACTTTAGGAAGAGTCGTGACTGGGGattgaattttgtaaaatgcctCATCTGCTCCTTTGATTGGTAAAACTAAGTGTTTCGGGTGTTTTGGAAAATAACCTCTGTTCTTCAGTAGTTGGTTGTAGGGTTCGATGGCTCAAGCTTGCAAGTTATGCTACTCACATCTTCTACATCCTTATACATTACTCTTGGCTTGATCTACCAGTTCCTGTTAGTGGGATGTTAAAGACTCCTGTTCCTCCTtgtaattttgtcaatttttgctcTATGTAGTTTGGGATATTATTCTGAGTTTGGGAGCTCCCTATTCTgcctttaaagttttaaaatctatattaaaggattccccttcctttctgcctgccttccctccctccctttctttttttttttttttctaggtaagCTACTAAAAATGTTCTAGCTTAATTTTATCCAACATGTCTCAGTATCCACATAGTTAAAGGGAAATCTTACTAGCCTGCTGTTTCATTTGCCAGAATTAAAAATTCCAGACCTGCTTTTCTCAAACCATGAAAACCTATTTTCAAACATGTAACGCTTGCACCGGACAGCTACAGTATCAAGGCGAGAGAAACGCCCCAGCCCCATCTGACTTTCATCCAGCCTCCACAGTCCGGGAGGTCCCAAGAGCCTACTTTTGAGCCATCGACCCTGCCCTCTCTGATCTGCCTGGGAGAGAGCTGAGTCGGGGTCAGGGCAAGCACATTGGAGTTTTCTGGGTGCTGACACACGGAAGGCCTGAGCTGGGCAGGGTTGGAGTTGGGAAGGGggcttcttttctttcactttccctTCTACGCTCTTCACTTCGAGATCACTGATCTCCCCTGTCTGGGATCAGCTCTTTCCTACCTCTGGCTGAGAAAGTTCTGTAGGCATAAGCATTATGTCTTATTGATCTTTGCATTCCCTAGAACCATGCCTATCATATTAATGCTCATTACATAAATGTTGGTTGGGTGGATACAAGGATAGTTCGACAGATGGGTGGCTGGatgagtgggtgggggagggatggttGAGTGGGTGAGTTCTAGGTTCTCAAAGGAGGCGGCTGGTTTCCATGACTTTTCCTGCCTATCTATTTCCATGAGGAATTTTTCACCTGCACTGTTTGTTGAAGGGGCAGGAGCCCTCATACTCTGGATTCGAATCCTCCAAACATCAGTCCTGGCCTCCCTGAAAAGGAACTGAGGAAAGGGAGATGTGATTTGGTTGACTCAGTGAGTCTCTTGACCTTTCTGGACCTAACTGTCCCATTCTTAAAATCAAGGGCTCAGTTGAGCTACCTTTTCAAACACAAAAGGTCCAATTTTAGTGTAAGGTTTAAAAATGCTGCCCCGGAACTGGCATCGACTGTGTTTTCTATTGctatcatgaagaaaaataaaatggtgcagAACcgcacaaattttttaaagatgaatcaTGTTTGTTAGCCGtactttacattaaaaataatgttcattttcAAGCACTGtgttctggggggaaaaaaaaaaagtatactctaTCATCATGAAATATTCGATGGCCAGGTTCTACCATTTGGCAGTCTTGCTAAGGATCTGTCCGGCTGCTGTATCCAGAGATGCGTGTCTCTGTACCTTCTCACAGATGCTAAAATTAGGAGTCTCTGCCTGGGTTGGGGTTGAATAGctgaggggtagggagaggggatGGGCAGTGACTCAGAGAGAGGCCAGCAGGCGTGCGGCCTGGTCGGCTGTGGCTTGGGGTGGCCCAGACACTTGCACATGACCCGATGTGGACTAAAAGCAGGAAAGCAGCCTTCTCACAGCCGTGCCATAAAAACAGATCTGCTAGCCTTGAGCAATGGAAGAGTTGAAAGATTCTGGAAGGCAGGCCACTTCTCTGCTTCATTTCCAAGCATCCACATGCCTGGCTTCCCAGAGAGATAGGATAACCTCCAGCGGGGGAAAGTTCAACATTTCTTGACCAAGACCGTCCTGAAGTCCTGTATGCTGCCCTCCGGGGAAGCTCGTCTACCTGGGCAGACAGACAGGTGCGATGATAGGTGGCCAATGCCAGGGTTGACTGGGTCTGGGTTTCGGCAGGGAAAGGTTAGGGGTGACTTTGAAAATAGTGTCAAGGTCTTCTGCCCCCattggggaggaggcaggagtgaCCTGGGGGTACTGAGGGAGGCAGGCGTATCGTTCATTGCGAGTAGGCCCCTCGCCTTGGACTATTAGACAAACGTACAGGGGCCGTGGGATCACAGAGGGGCCGTTAAAATGCGGAGTCAGCTGCAGCAGGACTGGGGTTCCAGGTTTCTAACAAGTTGGGTGGAGAGCGGAGCAGAGTGCTGGGTGAGAGGCCgaggaagaggcaggagatgGGACTATCTGCATGGAGGCTTGGCGAGCCTGTGTAAGGGACAGTGGCCGTGACAACAGGTGGGAGGCAAGGCGATTGCGGCTGGGGCCTGGGCGGTGTTGCCAGCAGCACGTACACAGTCAAACCCAGGGCTGTATAAGCTCATCACCATCGACTATGAGCGTCCATGGTCAGCTCTGCACCCTGGACAGCGCCCAAGACATCAGGTTACAACAGCCTTCCGCGCGTTGCTTCCTCATCTGAGACAGGTGCGCTGCTTGTCCTCTCCTTGAGGCCTGCAAGCCCAATCCTCTTAGCACTGGTGGACAATCCCCAGGTGGGTCCTGGGCATACGCAGACTCTTAGAATCTTCTGGCCAGAGCCATCTGGCCCTCTGCTTCGGTGCGTCAACACAGTGTGCCGGTCTACTCAAGTCCATGAGATCAATACAGAGCTGTTGGCCACATGTGGCCTCGGCATTCCTCCTCCGACCTGCTCTACCTGCTGGAAGCTTCTCCTCTAGAAGCCTCTCCAGCTGGACAAGCCCTGCGCATGCAGTCCTGCTGTCCTTTCTAGGCTAATAAAGACTGTGCTTTATACTAACTGtaacccctttttaaaaatgttaccgTTACTCCCTTTTTGTGTAAAAGGACAGTGCGCACCTGTGATTTAAAAGGCCTTGGACCAAGTAAGGAGTTGGAAACCACGTTAGTCCCCAGCTTTAGGACAGGTTTCTCTACTGGGTAGAGGAAATCCCAGAGCCTCAGAAGCAGCTTtagccctgcttccctcccagcaCTGGCCTGCATTTCCTACCCTGTTCCCCCTTCTGCAAAATACCCCCTCTGAAAGCCTTCACGCGCAGCTTTGTGAACTAGAAACTGAGGTCCCCCGTGTGACATCTAACTTGAAACTTAAGATGGTGAAGGCTTTCAGAGCCCAGACGTTCACAGACACTTTACACCTGAAGTTCTTTGGGTGTCATTTTTTGCCAAAACGTTTAGCACGGACGGCTGTTTAGTTAGACTCTGGTATAAATCTGCGGTCCTCCCGCCCGGAACTTGATCCTGAGCAGGCACCTGGAGGAAATCCCGGCTCCCACCCACCGTTCCCTGGCCTGCTGGAAGACGGCCTGGGCAAGTCAGGAAAGAGCACCCACCCCTCACTGTCCCGCGAGATCAGACTTTTAGGGTTTGGGGGCAGTGCAGGGAAGTGCTTTGAGATGAGAAGAGCTTCTGCTGAGGGATGACAAGGGAAATCACCCAGAATCCAGGGCGTACGGACGACAGCGGCCCCCCTCTCTTCTGGGGGGAGGTCTGACAAACAGGTGGGAGGGACAGGTAGAGGCAATTAAGACACAACAATCAAGCCAACCTTTAAatagcaacttttaaaaatataaaaacagctcATTAcaatgacttttcattttctttttttcttcaggaaTCAACTTTCTTCTACCCTCACCCTCCCTTGTGGCTGGAGCCTTTAACAAGACACGGCAGAGGCATACCtgggacccagagagagagagagagagaaattctccagacggcccctccccaccctccagaaGGTACAGGGCACCCAGCCCGTCTCCACAGTCTCTGGGTCACGTCACGGGAGCTGCTCGCCTGGAGCAAGATCACTGAAGACCGGCAGTTTCCACTGgggccccttccttccttctcaccaGACAGAATCACACATtataaaataatccataaaaATGCAGTATCAAAATTATCTTCCATATGCTACATCCACGGAGAGCCCATCACCAGGACTCACATCGGCCTTTAgcttttccttaaaagaaaaaaaaaaaaaagaccaagaagggaggaaaaaacaaaaacaaaaacaaaaacaaaacccaaatcctaATACCTCAGAACATTTTGGTACCAAAGAGTGGCACCTACAGGAGACGATATTTCTACCTGTAAACTGTTTGGGCTCCAAGGAAAGACTGAAAGCTACAAGAAATCACCACAGTGCCAGGACCGGTGTCCCCACCCAACCCCAGGTCCCTTCAGCCCTGCTGTGCCCCCTGGGGTGGGCccgggttggggagggggtgggggggagagtaTCCCTTCGGACTCCCAACTCTTATATAGGTTGATTACGCTTTTCCCCTCTAGGGAGAGAGGGGGtcagaagcaggagaggggggGAGAAGGCATTTTATAAAGGACATCGATTCTAACtctttttattcaaattaaaaaaaaaaaaaaagcacccacaTCAGTTTTGCTATTTTTCTCTGGTAGCTCCCTGAGCTGAGTTGCTAtgctttcctctttctgtcctttGAAGGTTGTGTCCGAAGATCAAGAAGGTCCAGAGATGGAGTTCCTTTATGCCTCCACCTCTCCTCACCATAACCGAGTGTgcaccaaagagagagagagagagagtgagggaggcaagaaggaaagagagagcaagtcaGACCCCTGAGACAGAGGGAGGCAAGCGCAGGCGGCCACAGGAAGTCTGACCTTCGTCAGCCCAGCTGGCCACCAAGCAAGCCTTGCCAGGGTCCTGACAGGACTCAGGCTGTTCCCAAGTCCACGGGGAGGTGCGCTCGTCCCAGGGACCCCCACTTCCTAGTCAGTCTGGTCACGGGCTGcagctcccttcctctgccccctccacgcCCTCTCCATTTGGCTCCCCCTCCCGGCCTCCCCTTCCCAGGTGGGgatgtccctttttaaaaaaaaaaaaaaaaaaaaaaaaaaaaaagccaccaccACGAGTGGGTTACAAATACAGCAGGCGAAGTACACGGCTAGCGTTTTCGGTGGGAAGGAGCCTCCTCCCCCACTGACCAGTCCGAGATAGAGGAGtctgttatttacatttttcacaaACATTGTGCGCTGCACAATCGGGAAAATGagattccccccctcccccagcacaagCACATGGTCCACTCCAGCATCCCCGACCCGGGGCAGGGGGACAGAGCAAAatagaggggaaggaaagatggagatTCACGAGGGCGTCTGTTGGGGGGTTGGAGCCCCAACCCTCCAAAGAGATCTACTTGTAGCATCTGCCAGGGTTGtggacagggaggaggagagataTCCACCGGAGTCCTCGAGACACAGGGGTCCATGCCCAGGGGTCCGGACTGTGGCGGGCGCGCCCTCTCGGCCTGCCGGAGCGCAGCCCTGGACCACTCGGCTGCCCGCCGCCAGCCTCTGCCAGCCTCGGGGCCCCTCGCGGGGTCGCCCTGTCACCGCCGAGTCTGTCTCTCCCGGAGTCTGACAGCCCAGTTAGAGTCCTTGTTTAGTAGATGACCTCATAAACCGTGGCCTTCTTGTCACCAGAGCCTGTTACAATATATTTGTCATCCGCTGAAATGTCACAACTCAAGACAGATGAGGATTCCTTGGACTGCAGGAGGAAGGCGAGggcaggcaggagggtggggggagaaaaaaaggcagacaCTCACTTTCCTGGTACTCAGCATGACTTCTGTGCTGTGTGTGTCATGTCCCACCTGCCAGCCCCTGGAGCTCCAACCCTGAGCACACCCAGCACCACCTGGAGAGGCACTTTTGGGTACAGATGTCCTGTCCTCTGGCTTTCCCACCGGGAAAGGCTCACGAGCAGGGTCCAGGGGGATCCTGGAGTTGTACTGGCCGAAAGAGCATGGGAGCACGAGTTTCTCCCCGGAGTTTACAGACAGGAGTGAGCACTTCTGATCAGGGTGTGGGCAGCCACCGGGCCGAGCTAGGAAGGGGACCTACGCCCGACCCGAGGTGTCCAGTGTGACTAGGGAGACTCTGAGGGTTACACGTGGGACACTCTGGATGCCATACAGTCCCAACACAGGTCCCGAAAGCGTCTTGTAGGCTGGGAGCACACTGTGTGTGTACGCatacacgtgcgtgtgtgtggtcAAGACTGTGTGTGAGTGAGAGCTGTATGTCGGGACCCAGATCTTGAAAAATCACCAAAagcctctccctgctctcccctctctttcCAGACCATTCTCTCCTGCGTCACCTCACTCCTCACACTGAAGTGTCGAAACACAAACTTAACTTGAATATCAGGTAACACTTCTCTGGAAAGAGCTGCCCAGTGCACCTCCTGTGAGTGCTCAGTTCACCGGCCAGAACCAGGAACATGACTTAACTCCCTGTTCTAGAAATCCTGTAGAATCCCCGCTTAAAAGCCCTCACCCCATGGGTCAGAGGCCACGAGCCGCAGTGTGTGGCCCGCTGATGTGTCCCAGGACTTGGCTCCAGGGGACCCATCCCAGACCCCCAGCACGTAAGGGCTGGAAGGGGCCATCCCCATCCCCGGGGGAGGCCGAGACCTGGGGCAGGAGCCAGGGGCCCCCCGGGCGGTACCTGGAATATGCTGGCTCCGTACGGCGTCCTCCAGGCATTGAGGAGATTGTCTTTCCCAGTGCTCACGAACCACTTGCCTGCAGGCGGGTGGCAAAGGGAACGTCAGCTCATGGCTCGCTGCCTTGGAAAGCAAGACCCACCCCAGACACGGCTGGCTGCCATGGAGAGGTGGTGTGGACCACAGGTGGACTCTCGGCTGGTGGGGGGCATTTCGTAAGTGAGACCTGTAACGGACTCACAGACCCTCCCAGAACGGACTCTCTGCAGTCCCGGGCGGAGGAGGGGGGGCGGTGGGCACAGACGGGACGGAGAACAGTAGGATTTGCACCTCATCACAGTCATTGCCCTTCCCCAAAAGATTCTTTGTAAAGCCACCAGCTGAGTGATCCTTCTCAGTTTTACAACTGGAAGGCGGCAGAAAGTGCTAGAAATGGCAGAGCCCTGAGGTCTGGAGACCTAGCCAGCCGCAGGTGGAGATGGGCTGGTGCTCGGGCTCTGCAGAGCTCTGCCTGTGCTAATGCGCTCCTGGTCCCCAAAGTCGCACGGGGGCCCCGGGCCGCTCCGGAGAAAGAACCCCTGGCAGGCGGAGAGGATGGGGGTAGCTGAGGTTGTGCAGCCAGACCAGGGAGAAGGAGCTCCAACCTGGGGCTGTCTGCCACCACAGCCTGCAGTCTTAGCCTGCTGCCATGAGTGCCTGGTACCCTGTGGCCATATCTGCATCCAAGGGACAAggatggcggtgggggggggggggcaggggggcacaCAGACGCTGAACATGAATGACAGCAGTCGGGATCGGGAGGCTGGATTCCAGGACGTGGCTGGCGCAGAGGCTCTGCCCTGCTCTCAGCTTTGGGACCCCCTCTGCGCAGAGGGCAGGCCAGGCTGCCCGGAGTTCCCGGCCCCCTGAGGCTCACCACAGTAGGCAAACTTCAGTGACAGCACGCAGCTCTCGTGCAAGTGCAGCTGGTACTTGTCCGGCTTGGTGTGGTGCAGGACCTCCACGTTGCTGCTCTCCATGCCCACAGCCAGCCACTCCCCAGTGGGGCAGTAGCCCAGTGAGAAGATCTGCAGGGGGCGGCAGACCAGACTCAGCTCCTCTATCCCCCCACACTCCACCTGGGGCCCCAGGGGCTCCTCAAAGGCCCCGCTCAGGGACCCCGGGCCCACTGCTCCCCTTCCCGTCACATCCCCACCTGCAAGGCaaagcccctctcctctccctcagctctgGAATGCCTTTTAGGGGCCAGGATGTAGGGGCTCAGAGAGGTCGCTGACTCTAAAAAGTAAGtggtaggagcgcctgggtggctcagtgggttaaagcctctgttttcggctcaggtcatggacccagggtcccagggtcctgggatcgagccccgcatcgggctctctgctcagcagggagcctgcttcctcctctctctctgcctgcctctctgcctgctagtgatctctgtctatcaaataaataaataaaatcttttaaaaaaataaaaagtaagtggtagagccagcATTCCAACTCAGAGGTGGCACAGGCGTTTCACTTTCAAAGTTACTCTGTCCCTGGGACTTTAGCCTTTCCTTAAGGAAAAAAGTGAATAGAAATGCTAAAATACTAAATACGTATggttaaaacatttaaatgagtaacacaaacaacaacaaaaaataaggcTACCCGATGTCCACAGAACATCCTCTACGAGTCGGACTATGGCGAAGGCTTTTAGAGGGACCACTTCAAGGCTCACACCACACCTACAACATAGCTACTACCGTGTCCATCCCACGAGGGAAGAAAAAACTGGGGCCAAAGTGCTCAACAACAAAGGAGCTAAGAATCCTATCACAGCAGCTGGGTCAAGTACATCCTAGTCCAGGGCCTTCCTTCTCCATTCTATTCTattgctgcctcctccaggaagccctccgaGGTGGCTCAAGTTGGTCACAGTCCATTTGCAATGACCACCTGTGAGGGCTCCCTTGTCCCCTGACCCAGCCCCTGGGACCCCCAAAGGGAAGGGCGCACGttgtcctgggggaggggaggagcgcACACACCTGGGAGGTGAAGTCATGCTGCTGCAGCTGCCGGCCCTCGCGCAGGTCCCAGGAGCGCACGGTGTTGTCCAGGCCTCCGGTCCACAGCTTGGTGCCATCGTGGGAGATGTCTATGCAGCTGGCCCCGTCTGTGTGACCCTGGAACTGCCTACGGAGGccaagaagggagagggagtgagccCTCCGGACCCACTGACCGTCAAGGCCAGCTGTGTCTGAGCAGAAGAAGAAACTTAGGCTGAGAAGGGGGTGGACCGTGCACCCACGGCCCTCCGGTGAGCTTGCAGTAGAGCTGGGTCTCCTCCCCCGGGACGGGGTCATAATGGAGGCAGGATTCGCATGGGACCACCACTCCTGAGGCCCCACAACAACCACCAAGTGACACTGCTCCGACCGCCCGGGAGCCGATGCTCTCCTTCCTcagttccctccctctgctcgtcTCCAATGCTCTGGATTCTATGCTCCCCTCTCCTCGGAGCCTTCTGCAAAGGTGCCCTCCGTCCCCCACCCACACCGATCACCTGACACAGGGCTGCCCCCTCAGCCGGCCCACTCGGATGTGACCACCCCACAGCCAAAGCACCCCGGGCGGGACGCTGTTAGGACCAGCGCGACCTTCCCGAGAACGAAGCTCCCCGGCCCCCTGGTGCAGCCGCACCTGACCAGGGTCTGGTTGTGCAGGTCCCACACGGCGATGTTGCCGTCActgcagcaggagaagcagactttggCGTCAGGGCTGATGGCCAGGGCGTAGCAGGCAGGGGCTGAGGACGTCAGCTCGGCCTTGATGCGGGGCGTGGGTGAGGCCAGGTCCCAGATGGTGAGCGTGCTGGCCTCGCCACCCACAATGAGCGTGCGCCCGTCGGGGAGCAGCTTGCACGAGCGGATGTAGTTGTCCCTGTTctggagggagaaggggcaaCGTTGAGCTCTGgccacccctcctcccagggaCCAGAAGAATCCCACCCAGTGACACTGAGTGTCCTCCGGAAGCcgttccctcccccccacccacaacCCTTCAATCTTTTGTGCACGTCTTCACCAACCCTGGCAAGCTCAGTATCATCTCCACTTAAGGATGGTAAACCCAGGGCTCAAGGGTCCACCAGCCAGTTTACTGCCCAGCCAGGGTGCCCCTCCGCCAGCCAGAGGAAGTGTCTGCAGTCCTGGGGCCTCTCACCAGGCAGTCCAGCTGGGAGATCGGGCTCTTGCTGCCTGGCTGGCTGATGTCCCAGATCTTCACGCAGCCCTTGCCCCCCGTGTAGACGTGCCGCGTGGGGTTGCTGATGGTCACAGCACACACCACCTCCCCGTGGCTCAGCGTGTTGATCTGCCGGGCGTGGCGGGGGATGCCAGGACCGGCCAAGGCGTCGTGGGGGAAGGGCACGGGCTGCATCTGCCCGTCAGCACTCACGTGGAAAGAGTACGCCCTAAAAGGGAGAACACGTCCCTTCCGTCATTCCCAATCCTCTCAGTTCCCACGAGTCCAACCCAGGTCAGATGGCACCACCCTGACTGGTCCACCTCTGCACCCCACTCCCCAAATCTTAGGGAACCTGGGCACCCCAACCTCCTTGGCCTGGCTCTACAGGGTAGAGGGTTGCTTAACAACCCAGCCTGGACTTCAGCTCCTGCCCCCAGATCCTTGGCTCTAGATCTCGTCATCGGCCCCACATGGGCCGCGGAATGCCCTTTCCTACCACCTTTAAATCCCTGTGGAAAGGGTTTGGCTTGAAGGTCACCTCTTCCTTTGCAAGCCCAGGGGTTAacagggagggaaagaggtgTGCCCCCCAGGATGAATCATGGAGTCAGAGCCAGAGGTAAGCCAGCATAGGCTGCCTGCTGTTTTAGGCCACTGTGGGTGCTAGCTAGGGGTCCTTCCTGCAGCTCAAATCCAGAGGAGCTCCTGAGGCTGAGGTGCTCACATCATTTAGCTAGGGAGGCCCCATCAATGGAGGTGTTCCCCAGCCCCCTCTcagttccccactcagcaggagccccagggccGATCAGGGGTGTGGCCAGGCAGTGGTTTCCTGCGGCTCCAATCTGGTCTCTGCGTACCTCTGGGGGTAGACACCTTctcaaggccaaggccaaggccaaggtcagggccagggccagggagaggggtaggggttTGTGTGCCTTCCCCAACGAGCATGCAGTAAGCCAGCCAGAACTTACGGTTTTCCGCCAGGAATGGAGGCAAGGCTTGAGGGAAGGCCAGTGGCCCGCATGGGAGGGTGAGGGTCAAAACCAACCTGTAAGGCAAGACAAGGCCAGCCCTTAGTGAGGAAGGCCGCCTCGCAGTCCCTACCCCCAGCCTCTTCCTTCACCATTTCCTACGTCCTGCCCATAGTGCTCCCTCTTCAAAACCCAGAAGACAGAGAACAGCCTATGGTCTCAGAGGAAAAACAGGCCCAGCAGGCCAGGTAGTGCACACGCCAAGTCCAATCTTGCCCAGGACAGTGGGAGGACAGGGTGACAGTCCAGACCCCAACTGTGAGCCAGTACCCTTGAGCCCCACACCCCCAGCGCTCCCTGTCCCACCAGGCAGAGCTGACCCGGCcccacttctttctctcctctggtgTCCAGTGGGCCCGTCACGGGGAGAGGAGGCCACCCAGGAGAGAAACCGTCTCCTGAGAAAGAACCCCTCTCTGCCGACCCAAATCCAAACCCATTCTTGGTATAGCAAGCAGCCTCATTTACCAAACCCAGGCTATGTGGAAGTCACGGGACTCCTTTTGGGATTCCCATCCCCACGGAGCCCAGAAAAAGAGAGCAGCCCCACTTTCCAGATGGAAAAAGATGGCCTGGACATGGGGAGGGGCGAGCCTGAGTTACATGAGGTCTTTTGACGACTAACAAGCCAAATGGGGGTAGGTCTGCTGACCCCAAAGCttatgttcctttctttttctaataaacaCTCTGCCCCAGAGGCAGCTGCCTGACAACCCCCACCAAGTCCCCACTCCTTTCCCAGTCCCCTCCCCGCCAACAAAAGGAGCCAAAAGGTCTACGTACAGCTCCAAAGCTCACCATTGGCGATCGGCCAtaggcagcggcggcggcagccgCCGCCGCGCTCATCTGCGGTGGGATGTTGTGGAGGCTGGCGTAGGCGCTCGGGCTGGTGAGCGAGCCGTTCATCTCGTGGTGGCTCATCATGGCAAAGGGGGCAGCATAGGAGCTGGTAATGGAGATGGGCGTGCGCAAGGCCGAGGCTGCAAGGAGGCGGGCgtcagctggggggtggggggcaccaggGGGGAGCGGGCCCACCCCTCCTTCCGGGACAAAGCTCGGGCCACCAGGATGCCTCCCAGCCCCGCAGCAATCCTTCCTGCACTCAAAAGCTGCCTGCTCCAGGACGTCCTCTTGGACTGAAACCATTTAACTAGGAATCTGGTCCTCGCAGTCCAAAAGGTTCAAGCTGAGAGACGTGCCCACTTCTTCTTACAGAGCAGGacatggaggcccagagaagggagttGCTGGAAGTGTCACAGAACTAATGACACAACTGGGAATAGACTACAGGTGTCCTGACCTATCTGAAGTG from Mustela erminea isolate mMusErm1 chromosome 5, mMusErm1.Pri, whole genome shotgun sequence carries:
- the TLE3 gene encoding transducin-like enhancer protein 3 isoform X6, coding for MYPQGRHPAPHQPGQPGFKFTVAESCDRIKDEFQFLQAQYHSLKVEYDKLANEKTEMQRHYVMYYEMSYGLNIEMHKQTEIAKRLNTILAQIMPFLSQEHQQQVAQAVERAKQVTMTELNAIIGQQQLQAQHLSHATHGPPVQLPPHPSGLQPPGIPPVTGSSSGLLALGALGSQAHLTVKDEKNHHELDHRERESSANNSVSPSESLRASEKHRGSADYSMEAKKRKAEEKDSLSRYDSDGDKSDDLVVDVSNEDPATPRVSPAHSPPENGLDKARGLKKDAPTSPASVASSSSTPSSKTKDLGHNDKSSTPGLKSNTPTPRNDAPTPGTSTTPGLRSMPGKPPGMDPIASALRTPISITSSYAAPFAMMSHHEMNGSLTSPSAYASLHNIPPQMSAAAAAAAAAYGRSPMVSFGAVGFDPHPPMRATGLPSSLASIPGGKPAYSFHVSADGQMQPVPFPHDALAGPGIPRHARQINTLSHGEVVCAVTISNPTRHVYTGGKGCVKIWDISQPGSKSPISQLDCLNRDNYIRSCKLLPDGRTLIVGGEASTLTIWDLASPTPRIKAELTSSAPACYALAISPDAKVCFSCCSDGNIAVWDLHNQTLVRQFQGHTDGASCIDISHDGTKLWTGGLDNTVRSWDLREGRQLQQHDFTSQIFSLGYCPTGEWLAVGMESSNVEVLHHTKPDKYQLHLHESCVLSLKFAYCGKWFVSTGKDNLLNAWRTPYGASIFQSKESSSVLSCDISADDKYIVTGSGDKKATVYEVIY
- the TLE3 gene encoding transducin-like enhancer protein 3 isoform X11; the encoded protein is MYPQGRHPAPHQPGQPGFKFTVAESCDRIKDEFQFLQAQYHSLKVEYDKLANEKTEMQRHYVMYYEMSYGLNIEMHKQTEIAKRLNTILAQIMPFLSQEHQQQVAQAVERAKQVTMTELNAIIGVRGLPNLPLTNNSVSPSESLRASEKHRGSADYSMEAKKRKAEEKDSLSRYDSDGDKSDDLVVDVSNEDPATPRVSPAHSPPENGLDKARGLKKDAPTSPASVASSSSTPSSKTKDLGHNDKSSTPGLKSNTPTPRNDAPTPGTSTTPGLRSMPGKPPGMDPIGIMASALRTPISITSSYAAPFAMMSHHEMNGSLTSPSAYASLHNIPPQMSAAAAAAAAAYGRSPMVSFGAVGFDPHPPMRATGLPSSLASIPGGKPAYSFHVSADGQMQPVPFPHDALAGPGIPRHARQINTLSHGEVVCAVTISNPTRHVYTGGKGCVKIWDISQPGSKSPISQLDCLNRDNYIRSCKLLPDGRTLIVGGEASTLTIWDLASPTPRIKAELTSSAPACYALAISPDAKVCFSCCSDGNIAVWDLHNQTLVRQFQGHTDGASCIDISHDGTKLWTGGLDNTVRSWDLREGRQLQQHDFTSQIFSLGYCPTGEWLAVGMESSNVEVLHHTKPDKYQLHLHESCVLSLKFAYCGKWFVSTGKDNLLNAWRTPYGASIFQSKESSSVLSCDISADDKYIVTGSGDKKATVYEVIY
- the TLE3 gene encoding transducin-like enhancer protein 3 isoform X8, with product MYPQGRHPAPHQPGQPGFKFTVAESCDRIKDEFQFLQAQYHSLKVEYDKLANEKTEMQRHYVMYYEMSYGLNIEMHKQTEIAKRLNTILAQIMPFLSQEHQQQVAQAVERAKQVTMTELNAIIGQQQLQAQHLSHATHGPPVQLPPHPSGLQPPGIPPVTGSSSGLLALGALGSQAHLTVKDEKNHHELDHRERESSANNSVSPSESLRASEKHRGSADYSMEAKKRKAEEKDSLSRYDSDGDKSDDLVVDVSNEDPATPRVSPAHSPPENGLDKARGLKKDAPTSPASVASSSSTPSSKTKDLGHNDKSSTPGLKSNTPTPRNDAPTPGTSTTPGLRSMPGKPPGMDPIASALRTPISITSSYAAPFAMMSHHEMNGSLTSPSAYASLHNIPPQMSAAAAAAAAAYGRSPMVGFDPHPPMRATGLPSSLASIPGGKPAYSFHVSADGQMQPVPFPHDALAGPGIPRHARQINTLSHGEVVCAVTISNPTRHVYTGGKGCVKIWDISQPGSKSPISQLDCLNRDNYIRSCKLLPDGRTLIVGGEASTLTIWDLASPTPRIKAELTSSAPACYALAISPDAKVCFSCCSDGNIAVWDLHNQTLVRQFQGHTDGASCIDISHDGTKLWTGGLDNTVRSWDLREGRQLQQHDFTSQIFSLGYCPTGEWLAVGMESSNVEVLHHTKPDKYQLHLHESCVLSLKFAYCGKWFVSTGKDNLLNAWRTPYGASIFQSKESSSVLSCDISADDKYIVTGSGDKKATVYEVIY